A single window of Lutzomyia longipalpis isolate SR_M1_2022 chromosome 1, ASM2433408v1 DNA harbors:
- the LOC129787186 gene encoding bromodomain-containing protein 8, which translates to MAMNLEERLQMKRIPLDKWSVREQLFLAAAVACSGENWMSVSRSLKMYCGSNRPSDWFSQKSCAAQYGKLLENVEMPKRKKRTASERDTPTSVDTPGESIYRKLTQERIQELKRQIQEDQKEFSRLKDDILFLHSASTDEGRIREMWAQIEQEKKQKEREQLQHQQWLKEREERKQEMEKAWRPGQLYATSSPSSSPRGSPLQPLIPLTNLKIKQEEMEVDDSASKQGTSPLLTSLLKSPSPAPNPQQVLVSSSPTSSRAAPTITNLLTGHQIHQSVTSTSLNTPELTTIQFQLMDSIVNTQATPSQAAPTLSMLLDNKTITKTTDSMANCPSAQPQIVPMAIEPKPEPMEIVPQNPPNVQAAAENIPEVKDEDQQLMDDFNGLIPDNIDELADILTDNNAIILSPELLEEESILENVDSLIGAATEVKPKVKEEVPEAAVEVKTEQDVIVISPGEEKPPAEEPPKAEEVPAVISQEEQQQQQDVKTLDNENSSSNESKETEKSTQAAEAETIEIKSEPESSSDCEIRSDENSRPPQEVDAVNMATALDDSKSADGTKSGTDGENRSDEVKKDSSDSSNSAGVELKGTEEPIKIEISTDDEDSNMKLSELCAKEGGEKDIVTIDLDDGKAEAQEECSRMETDEAGDEDTKGASGEGMKEEEEVEKPERKSSVDEDIFEDAKETIDDEDEQPTGQEHGGHQAVNVDTDDDYPIEVIKEDKVGRTKRDYSRKKPETLSVDSKKSEDSNEDSKSSLSLRMRLKERERSESPLVTDDDAGDVIPRTRRRYSSTHAADSVPSSPASSEDREYKAWKKAIMPAYNRLSTHKYASIFLRPVAEDQQARYRQVILRPMDLNTIKRNLETGALRTTSEFQRDVLLMCQNVMMFNKRDSSAYSMAKEMMTESVAIIESAMENWKVTPSSSSSSSQAPTKVRSRKSQRHPVSVN; encoded by the exons at GGCGATGAACCTCGAGGAGAGGCTACAAATGAAGCGGATTCCCCTGGACAAATGGTCAGTGCGGGAGCAGCTCTTCTTGGCCGCAGCTGTGGCGTGCAGTGGGGAGAATTGGATGAGTGTGAGCCGCTCCCTGAAGATGTATTGCGGGTCAAATAGGCCGAGTGATTGGTTCTCACAGAAATCCTGTGCAGCCCAGTACGGGAAATTGCTGGAGAATGTGGAGATGCCCAAGAGGAAGAAGCGAACTGCCTCGGAGAGGGATACCCCAACTTCTGTGGACACACCCGGGGAGTCAATCTACCGGAAATTGACGCAGGAACGCATCCAGGAGCTGAAGCGTCAAATTCAGGAGGATCAGAAGGAATTTAGTCGTTTGAAGGATGATATTCTCTTCCTACACAGCGCCTCGACGGATGAGGGACGGATCCGGGAGATGTGGGCACAGATTGAGCAGGAGAAGAAGCAGAAAGAACGCGAGCAGCTGCAGCATCAGCAGTGGCTGAAGGAGCGCGAAGAGAGGAAGCAAGAAATGGAGAAGGCATGGCGTCCTGGGCAGCTGTATGCCACATCATCACCCAGCTCATCTCCACGGGGATCCCCGCTGCAACCCCTAATCCCACTGACTAATCTCAAAATTAAGCAGGAAGAGATGGAAGTGGATGATTCAGCATCGAAGCAGGGTACTTCCCCTCTCCTCACGTCGCTGCTAAAGTCCCCTTCTCCTGCACCCAATCCACAGCAGGTTCTCGTCTCTAGCTCCCCAACGAGCTCCAGGGCTGCTCCCACAATTACAAATCTTCTCACTGGACATCAGATTCATCAGAGTGTTACTTCTACGTCACTCAACACTCCAGAACTAACCACAATTCAATTCCAATTGATGGATTCAATCGTAAACACGCAGGCAACTCCATCCCAGGCAGCGCCAACGCTATCAATGCTCCTGGACAATAAAACCATCACAAAGACCACCGATTCAATGGCCAATTGCCCCAGTGCCCAGCCCCAAATTGTCCCAATGGCCATTGAACCAAAGCCTGAACCAATGGAAATTGTACCGCAGAATCCCCCAAACGTCCAGGCAGCTGCTGAGAATATTCCGGAAGTCAAAGATGAGGATCAGCAGCTCATGGACGATTTTAATGGACTCATTCCGGACAATATTGATGAATTAGCGGATATTCTCACTGACAATAATGCCATCATTCTCAGCCCTGAACTTCTCGAGGAGGAATCTATTCTTGAGAATGTGGATTCCCTCATTGGGGCTGCCACTGAGGTGAAGCCAAAGGTCAAGGAGGAAGTCCCTGAAGCAGCTGTTGAGGTTAAAACAGAGCAAGATGTTATTGTCATTAGCCCAGGGGAGGAGAAACCTCCGGCTGAGGAGCCTCCAAAGGCTGAAGAAGTTCCCGCAGTGATCTCGCAGGaggagcagcagcagcagcaggatGTGAAGACACTGGACAATGAGAattcaagctcaaatgaatCGAAAGAGACTGAGAAGAGTACCCAGGCGGCTGAAGCGGAGACAATTGAGATTAAAAGTGAACCCGAATCGTCGTCTGATTGTGAAATTCGAAGCGATGAGAATTCCCGGCCGCCACAGGAAGTGGATGCAGTGAATATGGCCACAGCGTTGGATGACTCCAAGTCAGCTGATGGGACAAAAAGTGGCACAGATGGGGAGAATAGGAGTGATGAGGTTAAGAAGGATAGTAGTGATTCGAGTAATTCAGCTGGGGTTGAGCTGAAGGGAACCGAAGAGCCGATAAAGATTGAGATTTCAACGGATGATGAGGATTCAAATATGAAGCTGAGTGAGCTGTGCGCTAAGGAAGGTGGGGAGAAGGACATTGTGACGATTGACTTGGATGATGGGAAGGCTGAGGCGCAGGAGGAATGTAGTAGGATGGAAACTGATGAGGCAGGAGATGAGGATACAAAAGGAGCCAGTGGGGAAGGGATGAAGGAAGAGGAGGAGGTGGAAAAACCCGAAAGGAAGTCTTCAGTTGAtgaggatatttttgaagatgcAAAGGAGACAATAGATGATGAGGATGAACAGCCGACTGGCCAGGAGCATGGGGGGCATCAAGCTGTAAATGTTGACACAGACGATGATTATCCCATTGAGGTGATCAAGGAGGATAAGGTGGGACGTACGAAGAGAGATTACTCGAGGAAGAAGCCCGAAACACTCAGTGTGGACAGCAAGAAGAGCGAGGATAGCAATGAAGATAGCAAATCCAGCCTCAGTCTGAGAATGCGCCTGAAGGAGCGAGAGAGGTCTGAAAGTCCCCTCGTGACGGATGATGATGCCGGGGATGTCATTCCACGCACCAGGAGGCGCTATTCGTCAACACACGCCGCTGATTCCGTTCCAAGTTCCCCAGCTTCCAGTGAGGATCGTGAATACAAGGCATGGAAGAAGGCCATAATGCCAGCCTACAATCGTCTAAGTACTCACAAGTACGCTTCCATCTTCCTTCGTCCTGTGGCTGAGGATCAGCAGGCGCGATATCGTCAGGTGATCCTCAGACCGATGGATCTCAACACGATCAAACGGAACCTCGAAACGGGCGCACTGAGAACGACGTCGGAATTCCAACGGGATGTCCTGCTAATGTGCCAGAATGTCATGATGTTCAATAAACGCGACAGTAGCGCCTACAGCATGGCCAAGGAGATGATGACCGAGAGTGTGGCCATCATTGAGAGCGCCATGGAGAATTGGAAGGTAACACCCAGTAGCAGCAGTAGCAGCTCACAAGCACCGACCAAGGTGCGTTCGAGGAAGAGTCAGAGGCACCCTGTGAGTGTCAATTGA